One region of Treponema primitia ZAS-1 genomic DNA includes:
- the rfbG gene encoding CDP-glucose 4,6-dehydratase has translation MDKIALSFYNGKKVFITGHTGFKGTWLCRTLLAAGAELTGYALEPPTSPSLYEQTGTGKEIHSRTGDVRDREALVQAVQETKPDILFHLAAQPLVRLSYREPALTYETNVLGTVNVLEALRLTPGIRSFVNVTTDKVYENKEWLWGYRENETLNGYDPYSNSKSCSELVTASYRNAFFLAADTPAVSTARSGNVIGGGDYAEDRIIPDCIRAVQSGKKVVLRNPHSVRPYQHVLECLSGYLLLAEKQYTDKAMEGAYNFGPDDNSCVTTGELAALFCAAWGQGAAWEVQGDGGPHEANFLKLDCAKAKAVLGWKSRWDIKTTVAQITAFAQAGNDDERRVCVDRQIQEYFK, from the coding sequence ATGGATAAAATAGCGCTCTCTTTTTACAACGGGAAAAAAGTATTTATCACCGGCCATACCGGCTTTAAAGGGACTTGGCTGTGCCGGACCCTGCTAGCGGCCGGGGCGGAGCTAACCGGGTATGCCCTGGAGCCGCCGACTTCCCCTTCGCTGTATGAACAGACCGGGACCGGGAAGGAAATCCATTCCCGCACCGGGGATGTCCGGGACCGGGAAGCGCTGGTACAGGCGGTGCAAGAGACAAAACCGGATATCCTTTTTCATCTGGCGGCCCAGCCTTTGGTACGGCTTTCCTACCGCGAGCCGGCGCTGACCTACGAGACCAATGTGCTGGGGACGGTGAATGTATTAGAAGCCCTGCGTTTGACGCCGGGTATCAGGTCGTTTGTCAATGTTACTACCGACAAGGTGTATGAAAACAAGGAATGGCTTTGGGGCTACCGGGAGAATGAAACGCTTAACGGCTATGACCCCTATTCGAACAGCAAATCCTGCAGCGAGCTCGTAACCGCAAGCTACCGGAACGCTTTTTTCCTGGCCGCGGATACCCCGGCGGTATCCACCGCTCGGTCGGGGAATGTGATAGGCGGGGGGGATTATGCGGAGGACCGGATCATCCCGGACTGCATTCGGGCCGTACAATCGGGAAAGAAGGTCGTCCTGCGAAACCCCCATTCAGTCAGGCCCTACCAGCATGTGCTGGAATGCCTTTCTGGATACCTGCTGCTTGCGGAAAAGCAGTATACCGACAAAGCCATGGAAGGAGCCTACAACTTTGGCCCGGATGACAATAGCTGTGTGACCACCGGGGAGCTTGCCGCCTTGTTCTGCGCTGCCTGGGGACAGGGCGCTGCCTGGGAAGTTCAGGGAGACGGCGGGCCCCACGAGGCGAACTTCTTAAAGCTTGACTGTGCAAAGGCAAAGGCCGTGTTGGGTTGGAAGAGCCGGTGGGATATTAAAACCACGGTAGCGCAGATAACTGCCTTCGCCCAAGCGGGTAATGATGATGAGCGCCGGGTCTGTGTGGACCGGCAGATACAGGAATACTTCAAATAA
- the rfbH gene encoding lipopolysaccharide biosynthesis protein RfbH gives MFESMNKTQAAVAILEQVKAYYQTFMQQPPYQVGDRISYASRVFDEHEMMNLVDSALEFWLTSGRYTDQFEKQLAAYLKVPNCSLVNSGSSANLLAFMALTSPLLQERAIQRGDEVITVAAGFPTTVTPIIQYGAIPVFVDVTIPQYNIDVSQLEQALSPKTKAVMLAHTLGNPFDLNAIKAFCDAHKLWLVEDNCDALGSVYTLDGQDRFTGTIGDIGTSSFYPPHHMTMGEGGAVYTANPLLHKIVRSLRDWGRDCVCPSGKDNLCGHRFDKQYGELPQGYDHKYVYSHFGYNLKATDMQAAIGCAQLEKFPSFVTKRQHNWQRLRDGLADLQDKLILPEAAPHATPSWFGFLISCKDGVNRNKLVQHIESKNIQTRMLFAGNLVRHPCFDQMRHSGNGYRAVGSLEVTDRIMNDTFWIGVYPGMTDEMIDRMIDVIKDEIKG, from the coding sequence ATGTTTGAATCTATGAATAAAACACAGGCCGCTGTGGCGATACTGGAGCAGGTAAAGGCTTATTATCAGACTTTTATGCAGCAGCCTCCGTACCAGGTGGGGGACCGGATATCCTACGCCTCCCGGGTATTTGATGAACACGAGATGATGAACCTGGTGGACAGTGCATTAGAGTTCTGGCTGACTTCGGGACGGTATACCGACCAGTTTGAAAAGCAGCTCGCTGCATACCTCAAGGTCCCCAATTGTTCGCTGGTAAACTCGGGGTCATCGGCGAACCTGCTGGCGTTTATGGCGTTGACCTCGCCCCTGTTACAGGAGCGGGCTATACAGCGAGGGGACGAGGTGATAACGGTGGCGGCGGGATTCCCGACCACGGTAACCCCGATTATTCAGTATGGCGCCATCCCGGTGTTTGTGGACGTAACTATTCCCCAGTACAACATTGATGTATCCCAACTTGAACAAGCCCTATCTCCGAAAACGAAAGCGGTGATGTTGGCCCATACTTTGGGGAATCCCTTTGACCTTAACGCGATAAAGGCTTTTTGCGATGCCCATAAGCTGTGGCTGGTGGAAGATAACTGTGATGCCCTGGGGTCGGTGTATACGCTTGACGGACAAGACCGGTTTACCGGGACGATCGGGGATATCGGGACCTCAAGTTTTTACCCGCCCCATCACATGACCATGGGGGAAGGCGGAGCGGTATATACCGCAAATCCGCTCTTACACAAGATCGTCCGTTCCCTGAGGGACTGGGGCCGGGACTGTGTATGCCCCTCGGGTAAAGACAATCTGTGCGGTCACCGGTTTGACAAGCAGTACGGGGAGCTACCCCAGGGCTATGATCACAAGTATGTGTACAGCCACTTTGGGTACAACCTGAAAGCTACGGATATGCAGGCGGCTATTGGATGCGCCCAGCTTGAGAAATTTCCGTCATTTGTGACTAAACGGCAGCATAACTGGCAGCGGCTGCGGGACGGGCTTGCTGATTTGCAGGATAAGCTGATCCTGCCGGAAGCGGCGCCCCACGCAACGCCGAGCTGGTTCGGGTTTTTGATAAGCTGCAAGGATGGGGTAAACCGGAACAAGCTGGTGCAGCACATTGAAAGCAAGAACATCCAGACCCGGATGCTGTTTGCGGGGAACCTGGTAAGGCACCCTTGCTTTGACCAGATGCGGCATAGTGGGAACGGCTATCGGGCGGTGGGGTCGCTGGAAGTGACTGACCGGATTATGAACGACACGTTCTGGATTGGGGTGTACCCGGGAATGACCGACGAGATGATTGATAGGATGATCGATGTGATAAAGGATGAAATAAAAGGATGA
- a CDS encoding dTDP-4-dehydrorhamnose 3,5-epimerase family protein: MIERQITPINGLYVLSNPVFHDSRGSFKKVLSKEVFDSLSLESNFTELYYSINKKNVIRGMHFQSPPMDHVKMVYVITGIIIDVCLDLRRTSKTFGNYFSYQLSGADDTYLYIPRGIAHGFASLEDDTIVHYAQTSCYSKEHDCGIKYDSFGLDWNIPNPIVSDRDKAFPDFSKFNTVF; the protein is encoded by the coding sequence ATGATAGAGAGACAGATTACGCCTATTAATGGGCTATACGTTTTATCTAATCCTGTCTTTCATGATAGCCGGGGTAGTTTTAAAAAGGTTTTATCAAAAGAAGTCTTTGATTCATTATCTTTAGAAAGCAATTTTACAGAATTATATTATTCCATAAATAAAAAAAATGTTATCCGGGGAATGCATTTTCAGTCTCCGCCAATGGATCATGTTAAAATGGTATATGTTATTACGGGGATTATCATTGATGTGTGCCTTGATTTAAGACGGACTTCAAAAACATTTGGTAACTATTTCAGTTATCAACTTTCCGGTGCTGATGATACATATTTGTATATTCCAAGGGGGATAGCACATGGGTTTGCCTCTCTTGAGGATGACACAATAGTGCATTATGCCCAGACAAGCTGCTATTCCAAAGAGCATGACTGCGGTATTAAATACGATTCATTTGGCCTTGATTGGAATATACCGAATCCTATTGTTTCAGATAGGGATAAAGCATTTCCTGATTTTTCTAAATTTAATACGGTGTTTTAA